In Cataglyphis hispanica isolate Lineage 1 chromosome 20, ULB_Chis1_1.0, whole genome shotgun sequence, a single genomic region encodes these proteins:
- the LOC126857018 gene encoding pachytene checkpoint protein 2 homolog isoform X1, producing the protein MKEENVLHVEICQYANSTLSKEIIEETVSAEFKSLKEISLDIILYGKEFVNSTVIQNHVESIICSSNYTEKGKIKIEGAIVKYYIYRLTQEGAATETMNCDSDELPVASHWLLPTQEFHYMWESLYYDCDIKNNLLHFVETTMLFSDLAINSNIISWNKVVLLHGPPGTGKTSMCKALAQKAIIRMRDRFTHGEFIEINSHSLFSKWFSESGKLVMKLFDEIKNLVQDERALVCILIDEIESLAHARKSCNNGTEPSDSIRVVNALLTQLDQIKRYPNVLILTTSNMTEAIDLAFIDRADIKQYLGYPSEIAIYNIYHSCLKELMRTGILEREEICDISQLKLFGYTEDSNTKNSLKLLELSRASEGLSGRTLRKIPFLAHALHLSIDRTTLSKFLKAMHSAILKQMQQEGELQQS; encoded by the exons ATGAAAGAGGAAAACGTGTTACATGTAGAAATATGTCAATATGCCAACAG cACTTtgtcaaaagaaataattgaagagACAGTAAGTGCAGAATTTAAGTCATTGAAAGAGATTTctcttgatattattttatatggcaAAGAGTTTGTAAACAGTACAGTTATACAAAATCATGTTGAATCTATAATATGCTCGTCTAATTACACAGAg aaaggaaaaattaaaattgaaggagctatcgttaaatattatatctatagacTGACACAGGAAGGTGCCGCTACAGAAACAATGAACTGCGACTCTGATGAATTGCCAGTCGCTTCTCATTGGTTGTTACCTACACAGGAATTTCACTACATGTGGGAAAGCCTATATTACGATTGTGACATAAAGAACAAT ttattgcATTTTGTGGAGACAACAATGTTATTTTCTGATCTTGCCATCAACTCTAATATTATTAGTTGGAATAAAGTGGTATTGTTGCACGGTCCTCCAGGTACAGGAAAAACCAGTATGTGCAAAGCTCTGGCTCAAAAAGCTATAATTCGTATGAGAGATCGTTTCACTCATGGAGAATTCATAGAGATAAATAGTCAcagtttattttcaaaatggtTTTCTGAA AGTGGAAAACTTGTTATGAAGCTATttgacgaaataaaaaatttggtaCAAGATGAAAGAGCATTGGTATGTATTTTGATTGACGAAATAGAATCATTAGCTCACGCACGTAAGTCGTGCAACAACGGAACTGAACCATCTGACTCTATACGCGTAGTAAATGCGCTACTCACGCAATTAGATCAAATCAAGCGATATCCGAACGTTTTGATTTTAACGACGAGCAATATGACAGAAGCCATAGATCTTGCGTTCATCGATCGAGCTGACATCAAGCAATATCTTGGATATCCATCTGAAAtcgctatttataatatttatcattcgtGTCTGAAGGAATTAATGAGG aCTGGAATTTTGGAACGAGAagaaatatgtgatatatcgCAGTTAAAGCTATTCGGATACACAGAGGATTCAAACACCAAAAACAGTTTAAAACTGTTGGAACTTAGTCGCGCTAGCGAAGGCTTGAGTGGCCGCACCTTAAGAAAAATACCATTTTTGGCGCATGCTCTTCACTTATCCATAGATAGAACTACATTGTCTAAATTCCTCAAAGCCATGCATTCAGCTATTCTGAAACAAATGCAGCAAGAAGGCGAATTGCAACAATCATAA
- the LOC126857018 gene encoding pachytene checkpoint protein 2 homolog isoform X3, which yields MKEENVLHVEICQYANSTLSKEIIEETVSAEFKSLKEISLDIILYGKEFVNSTVIQNHVESIICSSNYTEKGKIKIEGAIVKYYIYRLTQEGAATETMNCDSDELPVASHWLLPTQEFHYMWESLYYDCDIKNNVGTGKTSMCKALAQKAIIRMRDRFTHGEFIEINSHSLFSKWFSESGKLVMKLFDEIKNLVQDERALVCILIDEIESLAHARKSCNNGTEPSDSIRVVNALLTQLDQIKRYPNVLILTTSNMTEAIDLAFIDRADIKQYLGYPSEIAIYNIYHSCLKELMRTGILEREEICDISQLKLFGYTEDSNTKNSLKLLELSRASEGLSGRTLRKIPFLAHALHLSIDRTTLSKFLKAMHSAILKQMQQEGELQQS from the exons ATGAAAGAGGAAAACGTGTTACATGTAGAAATATGTCAATATGCCAACAG cACTTtgtcaaaagaaataattgaagagACAGTAAGTGCAGAATTTAAGTCATTGAAAGAGATTTctcttgatattattttatatggcaAAGAGTTTGTAAACAGTACAGTTATACAAAATCATGTTGAATCTATAATATGCTCGTCTAATTACACAGAg aaaggaaaaattaaaattgaaggagctatcgttaaatattatatctatagacTGACACAGGAAGGTGCCGCTACAGAAACAATGAACTGCGACTCTGATGAATTGCCAGTCGCTTCTCATTGGTTGTTACCTACACAGGAATTTCACTACATGTGGGAAAGCCTATATTACGATTGTGACATAAAGAACAATGTTG GTACAGGAAAAACCAGTATGTGCAAAGCTCTGGCTCAAAAAGCTATAATTCGTATGAGAGATCGTTTCACTCATGGAGAATTCATAGAGATAAATAGTCAcagtttattttcaaaatggtTTTCTGAA AGTGGAAAACTTGTTATGAAGCTATttgacgaaataaaaaatttggtaCAAGATGAAAGAGCATTGGTATGTATTTTGATTGACGAAATAGAATCATTAGCTCACGCACGTAAGTCGTGCAACAACGGAACTGAACCATCTGACTCTATACGCGTAGTAAATGCGCTACTCACGCAATTAGATCAAATCAAGCGATATCCGAACGTTTTGATTTTAACGACGAGCAATATGACAGAAGCCATAGATCTTGCGTTCATCGATCGAGCTGACATCAAGCAATATCTTGGATATCCATCTGAAAtcgctatttataatatttatcattcgtGTCTGAAGGAATTAATGAGG aCTGGAATTTTGGAACGAGAagaaatatgtgatatatcgCAGTTAAAGCTATTCGGATACACAGAGGATTCAAACACCAAAAACAGTTTAAAACTGTTGGAACTTAGTCGCGCTAGCGAAGGCTTGAGTGGCCGCACCTTAAGAAAAATACCATTTTTGGCGCATGCTCTTCACTTATCCATAGATAGAACTACATTGTCTAAATTCCTCAAAGCCATGCATTCAGCTATTCTGAAACAAATGCAGCAAGAAGGCGAATTGCAACAATCATAA
- the LOC126857018 gene encoding pachytene checkpoint protein 2 homolog isoform X2, whose protein sequence is MRIDDHINVNLKSTLSKEIIEETVSAEFKSLKEISLDIILYGKEFVNSTVIQNHVESIICSSNYTEKGKIKIEGAIVKYYIYRLTQEGAATETMNCDSDELPVASHWLLPTQEFHYMWESLYYDCDIKNNLLHFVETTMLFSDLAINSNIISWNKVVLLHGPPGTGKTSMCKALAQKAIIRMRDRFTHGEFIEINSHSLFSKWFSESGKLVMKLFDEIKNLVQDERALVCILIDEIESLAHARKSCNNGTEPSDSIRVVNALLTQLDQIKRYPNVLILTTSNMTEAIDLAFIDRADIKQYLGYPSEIAIYNIYHSCLKELMRTGILEREEICDISQLKLFGYTEDSNTKNSLKLLELSRASEGLSGRTLRKIPFLAHALHLSIDRTTLSKFLKAMHSAILKQMQQEGELQQS, encoded by the exons atgagaattgatgATCATATCAATGTTAACCTCAAAAG cACTTtgtcaaaagaaataattgaagagACAGTAAGTGCAGAATTTAAGTCATTGAAAGAGATTTctcttgatattattttatatggcaAAGAGTTTGTAAACAGTACAGTTATACAAAATCATGTTGAATCTATAATATGCTCGTCTAATTACACAGAg aaaggaaaaattaaaattgaaggagctatcgttaaatattatatctatagacTGACACAGGAAGGTGCCGCTACAGAAACAATGAACTGCGACTCTGATGAATTGCCAGTCGCTTCTCATTGGTTGTTACCTACACAGGAATTTCACTACATGTGGGAAAGCCTATATTACGATTGTGACATAAAGAACAAT ttattgcATTTTGTGGAGACAACAATGTTATTTTCTGATCTTGCCATCAACTCTAATATTATTAGTTGGAATAAAGTGGTATTGTTGCACGGTCCTCCAGGTACAGGAAAAACCAGTATGTGCAAAGCTCTGGCTCAAAAAGCTATAATTCGTATGAGAGATCGTTTCACTCATGGAGAATTCATAGAGATAAATAGTCAcagtttattttcaaaatggtTTTCTGAA AGTGGAAAACTTGTTATGAAGCTATttgacgaaataaaaaatttggtaCAAGATGAAAGAGCATTGGTATGTATTTTGATTGACGAAATAGAATCATTAGCTCACGCACGTAAGTCGTGCAACAACGGAACTGAACCATCTGACTCTATACGCGTAGTAAATGCGCTACTCACGCAATTAGATCAAATCAAGCGATATCCGAACGTTTTGATTTTAACGACGAGCAATATGACAGAAGCCATAGATCTTGCGTTCATCGATCGAGCTGACATCAAGCAATATCTTGGATATCCATCTGAAAtcgctatttataatatttatcattcgtGTCTGAAGGAATTAATGAGG aCTGGAATTTTGGAACGAGAagaaatatgtgatatatcgCAGTTAAAGCTATTCGGATACACAGAGGATTCAAACACCAAAAACAGTTTAAAACTGTTGGAACTTAGTCGCGCTAGCGAAGGCTTGAGTGGCCGCACCTTAAGAAAAATACCATTTTTGGCGCATGCTCTTCACTTATCCATAGATAGAACTACATTGTCTAAATTCCTCAAAGCCATGCATTCAGCTATTCTGAAACAAATGCAGCAAGAAGGCGAATTGCAACAATCATAA